Part of the Liberibacter crescens BT-1 genome is shown below.
ATGTCTCCTGGTTTTGTAGATGCTATGAAGATACGAGATAAAAGAGCTTCTGGCTTTTGAGTCGGGTGTGCTTTTTCTCCATCTTTGTTTTTTAAACGCTCTGAACCATTGCATATAGGAAATATCCAATCTGAGCGCATTTGAATGTCATCATTGGCAGCTTTCATAGCATCATAATTAAAAGTATAGCATTTCATTTTAGGTGACGAAGAGGCCCAGATAAGGGTTTCATGTGCGTTTTGAAAACGTCTGCCTTTAAAATTCGGCATTGGATTTGTTTTACGCCATATTATATCATTAAGAATCCAAAAATTAAGATTTTGTAGCATTGTGCCAATACGGAAAATATTATGATAAGATCCTATTACCCATAAAGTTCCATTGGGTTTAAGGACTCTTCGACAAGCCAGTAGCCAGGCACGCGTAAAGGCATCGTAAGCCTCAAAAGATGTAAATTTATCCCATTTATCATTGACAGCGTTTACAAGGGAGTTGTCAGGCCTATATAGTGGTTTTTCTAATTGAAGGTTATAAGGGGGATCTGCAAAAATAATATCAATAGATTTTTCTGGTAACGATTCTAAGACAGAAATGCAATCACCTTTTATTATCTTATTAACGAAAGAGAGAATTTTTTCTTCATTGTTGGAATTGATTTCAGGTAGATTAAGCTTTTCTTTCCTCATAAGGCCACTCTTTACACACGTTCAGTAGATGCCTTTATATGGTTACTGAAGTTCGTTTATAAATAATTAAATTAAACGTTCGTTTTAAAATTAAATGAAATAGTGTTGCCTCTCTCTGGAGAAGCCTTAACAAAATTCTTGGAAAATTTTATTTATTAATTTTTTTTGAAGTTCCTTATTTGCATTTGAGAAAATATTGCTTTAATATTTTGTAGTAATAAATAAAATTAGGATAACATAAATATGAAGTTTAATAATTTTCTGGGCGTATTGTTTGTTTTTTTATTTTCGTTTTCTTATGGTGCATGTTCAGATATTGTTATAGGGGTTATAACTCCAATTACTGGTCCTTTAGCAATTTATGGAGAGCAGGTTAGAAATGGAGTGCAAGAGGCTGTTTTAGATATTAATAATAAGGGAGGGATTCTTGGAAACAAGGTCATTATAAAAAATGTAGATGATGCTGGTGAGCCAAAGCAAGGAGTATCAGCAGCAAATCAGCTTATTAGTGAAGGAGTCCAGTTTGTTATAGGCCCTGTTATTTCAGCAGTATCGTTCCCTGTTTCAAATATTTTGAATGATAGTGGTGTCTTAATGATTACACCTACTGCAAGTGCTGTAGATTTAACTACGCGTGGCTTAAAAAATGTTTTAAGAACTTGCCAGCGAGATGATGAGCAAGGAAAATCTGCTGCAAAATATGTTCTTTCTCATTTTAAAAATTCTAAAATTGCCATTATTCACGATAAAACTGTTTATGGAAAAGGTCTTGCTGATATTTTTAAGAAGACTCTAAATGAATCTGGAGTCAAGGAACAGTTGTATGATTCAATTAATCCTGGTGAAAAGGATTTTTCTGTAATTATTTCTCATTT
Proteins encoded:
- a CDS encoding branched-chain amino acid ABC transporter substrate-binding protein → MKFNNFLGVLFVFLFSFSYGACSDIVIGVITPITGPLAIYGEQVRNGVQEAVLDINNKGGILGNKVIIKNVDDAGEPKQGVSAANQLISEGVQFVIGPVISAVSFPVSNILNDSGVLMITPTASAVDLTTRGLKNVLRTCQRDDEQGKSAAKYVLSHFKNSKIAIIHDKTVYGKGLADIFKKTLNESGVKEQLYDSINPGEKDFSVIISHFKEANIDVLYFGGYPAEAGIILRQFVDKDKHPVFIGPDSLLSSELWTIARDNSEGVLFTNKVNFKDNPAYADIINNFKSRGIPLEPFTFNSYAAVQVLEAGIKKVGIDKGVDAISDAIKHFGPIDTIIGTIVYKETGDIVSQGYSMYTWKKGKILDLGKIS
- a CDS encoding site-specific DNA-methyltransferase, coding for MRKEKLNLPEINSNNEEKILSFVNKIIKGDCISVLESLPEKSIDIIFADPPYNLQLEKPLYRPDNSLVNAVNDKWDKFTSFEAYDAFTRAWLLACRRVLKPNGTLWVIGSYHNIFRIGTMLQNLNFWILNDIIWRKTNPMPNFKGRRFQNAHETLIWASSSPKMKCYTFNYDAMKAANDDIQMRSDWIFPICNGSERLKNKDGEKAHPTQKPEALLSRIFIASTKPGDIILDPFFGSGTTGAIAKKLGRNFIGIEREQAYIDIATQRIEAVKPFEFTELKVMEGKKSQPRIAFNVLVESGLIKPGQVLTDARQTIKAIVRVDGTLVSGIETGSIHRVGAKVSGLEVCNGWTFWHFDDIGKLRPIDELRTIIREAIV